In Bactrocera oleae isolate idBacOlea1 chromosome 5, idBacOlea1, whole genome shotgun sequence, a genomic segment contains:
- the Alr gene encoding FAD-linked sulfhydryl oxidase ALR, whose amino-acid sequence MSKHDAYGAPAKPDNNCRTCTDFKYWSKQQRQIFHKADTPKEETAENSPASRNGCPLDKVALGRATWGLLHTMAAFYEDNPSDNQKRDMKTFLEVLSRVYPCEHCAKDFRKDLKEHPAQVNSQYEFSQWLCKFHNRVNVKLGKTQFDCSKVNERWRDGWLDGSCD is encoded by the exons ATGTCCAAACACGATGCTTACGGCGCACCTGCTAAGCCAGATAACAATTGTCGCACATGTACCGATTTTAAATATTGGTCAAAACAACAGCGGCAAATATTTCATAAGGCA GATACGCCAAAGGAGGAAACAGCCGAAAACAGTCCAGCCTCACGAAATGGCTGTCCATTGGATAAAGTGGCACTAGGTCGTGCAACATGGGGCTTATTGCACACAATGGCAGCATTTTATGAAGACAATCCCTCGGATAATCAAAAGCGTGATATGAAAACATTTCTGGAAGTGCTATCACGTGTCTATCCATGCGAACATTGTGCCAAAGATTTTCGCAAAGA CCTCAAAGAACATCCGGCGCAGGTGAATTCACAATACGAATTCTCACAATGGCTATGTAAGTTCCACAATCGTGTCAATGTAAAGCTAGGTAAAACACAATTTGATTGTTCTAAAGTGAATGAGAGGTGGCGAGATGGCTGGCTAGATGGTTCCTGTGATTGA
- the LOC106615898 gene encoding uncharacterized protein isoform X2, translating into MSKKDQKKAKEPEYKLETVPMDPRFPNSNVTRHCWFSYVEFHRCQKSRGEGHESCAYFQKVFKTMCPNAWVEKWNEQLEAGVFPGRI; encoded by the coding sequence ATGTCGAAAAAAGATCAAAAGAAAGCAAAAGAACCAGAATATAAGTTGGAAACTGTTCCGATGGATCCACGTTTTCCCAATTCGAATGTGACGCGACATTGCTGGTTTTCTTATGTGGAATTCCATCGCTGTCAGAAGAGTCGTGGTGAAGGGCATGAATCATGCgcatattttcaaaaagttttcaaaacaaTGTGTCCGAATGCTTGGGTGGAAAAGTGGAATGAACAACTGGAAGCCGGTGTCTTTCCAGgccgaatttaa
- the LOC106615899 gene encoding cytochrome c oxidase subunit 6B2 isoform X1: protein MSKKGKEKTMTYKLETAPFDPRFPNQNVTRYCYQSYIDYHRCQKVRGESYEPCNYFKKVFSSMCPNAWVERWNDQRDAGTFPGRI, encoded by the coding sequence ATGTCTAAAAAAGGCAAAGAAAAAACCATGACGTACAAATTGGAAACTGCGCCCTTCGATCCACGCTTCCCCAACCAGAACGTGACTCGCTATTGTTATCAATCATACATTGACTACCATCGCTGCCAGAAGGTGCGCGGAGAAAGCTACGAGCCATGCAACTATTTCAAGAAAGTATTCTCATCGATGTGCCCCAATGCATGGGTGGAAAGATGGAATGATCAACGCGATGCCGGTACTTTCCCTGGCAGAATCTAA
- the LOC106615899 gene encoding cytochrome c oxidase subunit 6B2 isoform X2 yields the protein MTYKLETAPFDPRFPNQNVTRYCYQSYIDYHRCQKVRGESYEPCNYFKKVFSSMCPNAWVERWNDQRDAGTFPGRI from the coding sequence ATGACGTACAAATTGGAAACTGCGCCCTTCGATCCACGCTTCCCCAACCAGAACGTGACTCGCTATTGTTATCAATCATACATTGACTACCATCGCTGCCAGAAGGTGCGCGGAGAAAGCTACGAGCCATGCAACTATTTCAAGAAAGTATTCTCATCGATGTGCCCCAATGCATGGGTGGAAAGATGGAATGATCAACGCGATGCCGGTACTTTCCCTGGCAGAATCTAA
- the LOC106615898 gene encoding arginine/serine-rich protein 1 isoform X1, protein MSSMSHRQQRDVGYDHDTRREDRKRRSRSSSRSRHRRYHDSHSYSRSRSRSIDYRKRRNNRRSRSRSYSRRDRHNSSRRHRDSRSRSRSNTRSHRSSKRDSRSPEKRSRNIIDADRRQYDNVTKSSTNNSMASNRSKAGDFDLQNTTDLQHLPLPKREPIGAYYNLDTDEPIDKERIHREMEEKLRQALAKEGKVYPPKKPEASHPVFANDGSFLEIFKKMQAQQQHPHVPVVTAPAIVAPIVAAPVLASSSSAATYVAATTTSKVAPPPPLVGRRRGGKILKTGVVAKPKAQAEQSDDPKDFWSLYLAEVNKYKNHACDSDGGTRPLVK, encoded by the coding sequence ATGTCTTCCATGAGTCACCGGCAGCAACGTGATGTTGGATATGATCACGATACGCGGAGGGAAGATCGAAAAAGACGTAGCCGCTCCAGTAGTCGTTCGCGTCATCGTCGCTACCATGACAGCCATTCATACAGTCGCAGTCGTAGTCGATCCATAGACTATCGAAAGCGTCGAAACAACAGACGTTCCCGTAGTAGGAGCTATAGTCGACGTGATAGACACAACTCTAGCCGGCGACATAGAGATTCTCGTAGTCGAAGCCGTTCTAATACACGTTCACACCGTAGTAGCAAAAGAGACTCACGCAGCCCAGAAAAGCGTTCACGTAATATTATTGATGCTGATCGAAGACAATATGATAACGTAACTAAGAGTTCTACAAATAATTCAATGGCAAGCAACCGTTCTAAAGCAGGAGATTTTGATCTGCAAAATACGACGGACTTGCAACATTTACCCTTACCCAAGCGTGAGCCCATTGGAGCATACTACAATCTCGATACAGATGAACCAATCGATAAAGAGCGCATACACCGTGAAATGGAAGAGAAATTGCGTCAAGCACTTGCCAAAGAAGGTAAGGTGTATCCACCGAAAAAGCCCGAGGCTTCACATCCAGTATTTGCAAATGATGGTTCGTTCTtggagattttcaaaaaaatgcaaGCCCAACAACAACATCCACATGTGCCAGTTGTCACTGCGCCTGCCATTGTTGCCCCTATCGTGGCAGCTCCTGTATTAGCGTCCTCCTCAAGTGCAGCAACATATGTAGCAGCCACAACAACTAGCAAAGTTGCACCACCACCGCCGCTAGTTGGACGCCGGCGAGGTGGAAAAATTCTCAAAACCGGTGTAGTGGCCAAGCCGAAAGCTCAAGCTGAACAAAGTGATGATCCGAAAGACTTTTGGTCGCTTTACTTGGCCGAggttaacaaatacaaaaatcacGCTTGCGATTCCGACGGCGGTACAAGGCCACTGGTTAAGTGA